A window of Natronolimnobius sp. AArcel1 contains these coding sequences:
- a CDS encoding MOSC domain-containing protein, translating into MNARGTVDGIYIAPDSGEPMESVDTVEAVADRGLRGDRYFREQGLYDRREDLPEGTGVTLIEAEALEAAMRDEDTDVEPQETRRNILTRDVALNHLIDREFRVGEATLVGVRLCEPCSYMESLAETTGAVEALVHRGGLNATIVESGSITVDDEIVL; encoded by the coding sequence ATGAACGCTCGAGGAACCGTCGACGGCATCTATATCGCGCCGGATTCCGGCGAACCGATGGAATCGGTCGACACCGTCGAGGCCGTCGCCGACCGTGGCCTCCGCGGGGACCGATACTTTCGAGAGCAGGGGCTGTACGACCGACGCGAGGATCTTCCGGAGGGGACTGGCGTCACGCTCATCGAAGCCGAAGCGCTCGAGGCAGCGATGCGCGACGAAGATACGGATGTAGAGCCACAGGAAACAAGGCGGAACATTCTGACGCGAGACGTGGCGCTGAATCACCTCATTGACCGCGAGTTTCGGGTCGGAGAGGCGACACTCGTCGGTGTCCGATTGTGCGAGCCCTGCAGTTACATGGAATCGCTCGCGGAGACGACGGGTGCCGTTGAGGCGCTGGTCCATCGCGGCGGGTTGAACGCCACCATCGTAGAGTCAGGCTCGATCACAGTTGACGATGAGATCGTCTTATAA
- a CDS encoding carboxypeptidase-like regulatory domain-containing protein yields MHANRRTFIRRSSAATAGLFGVAAATPTATADEPADDMALVEGQLRYGESPAGDVTVAFDEDTSTETASNGRYDQELEPGTYTVAVDEGGYVADTEEIELEAGDTTSVTFDLEREWGPEEGEIEVAIVEPGGGSTLESRVTIFGNGETHSVVAPNGRLPDGERWTTGLVVPEGWWEIHVEGVEGYGDGYEEVYVEAGEDVRALIDLAEQPRPISKTALVSGEITDEDGDPVDDATVRLRGERSTRVETTDEDGEFDAKLEHGQYTLDVFADGYDRAETDVVARFGRMVEPEITLETD; encoded by the coding sequence ATGCACGCAAATCGTCGCACGTTCATTCGACGCTCGTCGGCCGCAACGGCCGGACTGTTCGGCGTCGCAGCCGCGACACCAACTGCGACTGCAGACGAGCCAGCCGACGACATGGCGCTCGTCGAGGGTCAACTCAGGTACGGCGAGAGTCCCGCCGGAGACGTCACCGTTGCGTTCGACGAGGACACGTCAACCGAAACGGCGAGCAACGGGCGCTACGACCAGGAACTCGAGCCCGGCACCTACACCGTCGCAGTCGACGAAGGCGGCTACGTCGCCGACACCGAGGAGATTGAACTCGAGGCCGGCGACACGACCAGCGTCACTTTCGACCTCGAGCGCGAGTGGGGACCCGAGGAGGGCGAAATCGAAGTCGCCATCGTCGAACCCGGCGGTGGCTCGACGCTCGAGTCTCGAGTGACAATTTTTGGCAACGGCGAGACACATAGCGTCGTCGCGCCGAACGGGCGACTCCCGGATGGCGAGCGTTGGACGACCGGATTGGTCGTCCCTGAGGGCTGGTGGGAGATTCACGTCGAAGGCGTCGAGGGCTACGGCGACGGCTACGAGGAGGTCTACGTCGAGGCAGGCGAGGATGTTCGCGCGCTGATCGACCTCGCAGAACAGCCACGGCCAATCTCCAAGACGGCACTCGTCTCGGGTGAGATAACTGATGAGGACGGCGACCCCGTCGACGATGCGACGGTGCGCCTGCGCGGCGAGCGCTCGACGCGCGTCGAGACGACCGACGAAGACGGCGAGTTCGACGCCAAACTCGAGCACGGTCAGTACACGCTCGATGTCTTTGCAGATGGGTACGACCGCGCCGAGACGGACGTTGTCGCCCGGTTCGGTCGCATGGTCGAACCAGAGATCACACTCGAAACAGACTAA
- a CDS encoding MFS transporter: MRRLLEWLRTPVSWTSWLFGVLIAQFAVDRRVLALAFARMADGIGNSFLIIVIPLYVTSEAVGGPTFGLSEAMIIGIILSLFGFLNSSFQPLTGRLSDRTGRRKLFILIGLGGLAVTNLAYVLAGSYISLVVIRGLQGISVSFIIPASVALVNELATTGDRGGNMGVYNTFRLVGFGAGPVAAGAVVNLGPYTLPGGLSITGFDAAFYIAVVTAALSYLLVTILITDPDTTDATAGADLSIDVWDRSGSKVFDPIFTLGLASLFMAASIALFATIQPQVNERLGQGATWFGLQFAAFIVAQIVLQTPIGRACDRFGRRPFIVTGMVILVPSTLVQGFILTPESMFVARLAQGIAGAMVFAPALALAGDLAPEGESGSKLSVLTMAFGFGIAIGPFSSGALIEYGFHVPFIFGTVLAAMGAVLVYTQVEESLESTEPIPLPFVGSD; encoded by the coding sequence ATGCGAAGACTGCTCGAGTGGCTTCGAACGCCGGTTAGCTGGACGAGTTGGCTGTTCGGGGTGCTCATCGCGCAGTTTGCCGTCGACCGCCGAGTACTTGCGCTGGCGTTTGCACGGATGGCCGACGGCATCGGCAACTCGTTTCTCATTATCGTTATCCCACTGTACGTGACGAGTGAGGCCGTCGGTGGACCGACGTTTGGCCTTTCGGAGGCGATGATCATCGGGATCATCCTCTCGCTGTTTGGGTTTCTCAACAGTAGCTTTCAGCCACTAACGGGGCGGCTCTCGGATCGAACGGGGCGACGAAAGCTGTTCATCCTGATTGGATTAGGTGGACTGGCAGTGACGAATCTCGCGTACGTATTAGCAGGGAGCTACATCTCGCTGGTCGTCATCCGTGGCTTGCAGGGGATCAGCGTCTCATTTATCATCCCCGCGTCGGTCGCGCTGGTGAACGAACTCGCGACGACGGGCGACCGCGGCGGCAATATGGGCGTCTACAACACGTTCCGACTGGTTGGCTTCGGCGCAGGCCCGGTCGCCGCCGGCGCGGTGGTCAATCTCGGCCCCTACACGCTCCCCGGTGGCCTGTCGATCACGGGCTTCGACGCGGCCTTCTATATCGCCGTCGTGACCGCCGCGCTCAGCTACCTGCTCGTAACCATCCTCATCACCGACCCCGACACGACGGACGCGACCGCAGGCGCAGACCTCTCGATTGACGTCTGGGACCGCTCGGGCTCGAAGGTCTTCGATCCCATCTTCACGCTCGGGCTTGCCTCGCTGTTTATGGCCGCCTCGATTGCCCTGTTTGCGACAATCCAGCCACAGGTGAACGAACGTCTCGGGCAGGGGGCGACCTGGTTTGGCCTGCAGTTTGCGGCGTTTATCGTCGCCCAGATCGTCTTGCAGACACCGATTGGTCGGGCCTGCGACCGGTTCGGACGGCGGCCGTTCATCGTCACCGGAATGGTAATTCTGGTGCCATCGACGCTGGTGCAAGGATTCATCCTGACTCCCGAGTCGATGTTTGTCGCACGGCTTGCTCAGGGTATCGCAGGCGCGATGGTGTTCGCGCCGGCACTCGCACTCGCTGGCGACCTCGCGCCCGAGGGTGAATCCGGCTCGAAACTCTCCGTGTTGACGATGGCCTTTGGCTTTGGGATCGCCATTGGGCCGTTCTCCTCGGGCGCGCTGATCGAGTACGGCTTC
- a CDS encoding transcription factor S: MEFCDECGSMMKADGGIWECGSCGFTKPKGDADQYTVTDDQEASEVIESSGETSLPETDALCPECENDRAHWYMQQIRSADESETRFFICTECEHKWREDDN, encoded by the coding sequence ATGGAATTTTGCGACGAGTGCGGTTCGATGATGAAAGCGGACGGCGGCATCTGGGAGTGTGGCAGTTGCGGCTTTACGAAGCCGAAAGGCGACGCAGACCAGTACACCGTCACGGACGACCAGGAAGCCAGTGAGGTCATCGAGTCCTCTGGCGAGACGTCGCTACCAGAAACGGATGCGCTCTGTCCGGAATGTGAGAATGACCGCGCCCACTGGTACATGCAACAGATTCGCTCGGCCGACGAATCAGAGACGCGCTTTTTCATCTGTACGGAGTGCGAGCACAAGTGGCGCGAAGACGATAATTGA